A window from Terriglobia bacterium encodes these proteins:
- a CDS encoding sigma-70 family RNA polymerase sigma factor, translating to MLVTMEPRTTSALGDAERDLVDRARRGDRGAFERLVSEHVRHVWRVVWRIVRHDADAEDVVQEVFLAAWQGLAGYRGECAFTTWLHRIAVTRALNHVGRSGERLRRASRPIDAPAASDPDGEPLLARLADGGPSPLQALEARELLRRLADCVSRLPAAWRAVVALRDGESLAYEEIARVLDVALGTVRSRLARARFALKECMEAAAP from the coding sequence ATGCTCGTGACGATGGAGCCACGGACGACGTCGGCCTTGGGTGACGCCGAGCGCGACCTTGTGGATCGCGCCCGACGCGGGGACAGGGGAGCGTTCGAGCGGCTCGTCTCGGAGCACGTCCGGCACGTGTGGCGCGTGGTCTGGCGGATCGTCCGGCACGACGCCGACGCCGAGGACGTGGTGCAGGAGGTCTTCCTCGCGGCCTGGCAGGGGCTCGCTGGTTATCGCGGGGAGTGCGCCTTCACGACCTGGCTCCACCGGATCGCGGTGACGAGAGCGCTCAACCATGTCGGCCGCTCGGGCGAGAGGCTGAGGCGCGCCTCCCGGCCGATCGACGCCCCTGCTGCGAGCGATCCGGACGGGGAGCCGCTGCTGGCGCGCCTCGCCGACGGCGGTCCCTCGCCGCTCCAGGCGCTCGAGGCGCGCGAACTGCTTCGGAGGCTGGCGGACTGCGTGTCACGCCTCCCCGCGGCGTGGCGCGCGGTCGTGGCGCTCCGGGACGGGGAGTCCCTCGCGTACGAGGAGATCGCCAGGGTCCTCGACGTCGCCCTCGGAACGGTCCGATCTCGTCTCGCTCGGGCGCGGTTCGCGCTGAAGGAATGCATGGAGGCCGCGGCGCCATGA
- a CDS encoding zf-HC2 domain-containing protein, which translates to MSPLDPRHPHERLSALLDGELDSSERAEVEAHLGECARCRAVLEGLRTVARAAAGEETPPVPAGLVDRIGWRLRSGRMEVALRPARPWWRGPVPLSVAATVAACGILIGVWHLERREPGIPGLPVEAPAGDRLERDQGAAGRPAAPAATESAGDKGLTPAPPRRPPRRAATLKVLSPRAPSGTATKGPESKFEPVPSSRDEGTEPEATGGVVGGVLGGVVGGALSEHAADRSTATAAAPETARRSPSPQPVSPAGVEVRNVVNSGPARCASVWIASPPTGWRLRSADRTAATEELERLAARLGGSGERVGEEPMAWRIEVPRDRWPELAAALRDFGVAEADPEAHVPETAPCAEVRLTILP; encoded by the coding sequence ATGAGCCCTCTCGATCCGCGCCATCCGCACGAGCGGCTCTCCGCGCTGCTCGACGGCGAGCTCGATTCCTCGGAGCGGGCCGAGGTCGAGGCCCACCTCGGCGAGTGCGCCAGGTGCCGAGCGGTTCTCGAGGGGCTGCGGACGGTCGCCCGCGCGGCGGCCGGCGAGGAAACGCCGCCCGTGCCGGCGGGGCTCGTGGACCGCATCGGCTGGCGGCTCCGGTCGGGGAGGATGGAGGTGGCTCTCAGGCCCGCGCGACCTTGGTGGCGCGGGCCGGTCCCGCTGTCGGTCGCGGCGACCGTCGCCGCGTGCGGCATCCTGATCGGCGTGTGGCACCTGGAGCGGCGGGAGCCCGGGATCCCGGGGTTGCCGGTCGAGGCTCCGGCGGGGGATCGTCTCGAGAGGGACCAAGGCGCCGCGGGCCGCCCAGCTGCGCCGGCCGCTACCGAATCGGCAGGCGACAAGGGCCTCACCCCCGCGCCGCCGCGACGTCCTCCGAGGCGCGCGGCAACGCTCAAGGTCCTGTCTCCGCGCGCGCCGTCGGGGACCGCGACGAAGGGGCCGGAATCGAAATTCGAGCCGGTTCCCTCTTCTCGCGACGAGGGGACGGAGCCGGAAGCGACGGGTGGCGTGGTCGGCGGCGTGCTCGGCGGCGTGGTGGGAGGAGCCTTGAGCGAGCACGCGGCCGACCGCTCCACGGCCACCGCGGCAGCGCCCGAGACCGCGCGGCGCTCCCCGTCGCCGCAGCCGGTCTCCCCGGCGGGGGTCGAGGTCCGGAACGTCGTGAACTCGGGGCCGGCCCGGTGCGCGAGCGTGTGGATCGCCTCCCCCCCGACCGGGTGGCGATTGAGGAGCGCCGATCGGACGGCCGCGACGGAGGAGCTGGAGCGGCTCGCGGCCCGGCTCGGGGGAAGCGGGGAGAGGGTCGGGGAGGAGCCGATGGCGTGGCGTATCGAGGTGCCACGAGATCGCTGGCCCGAGCTGGCGGCCGCGCTTCGCGACTTCGGCGTCGCCGAGGCCGATCCGGAGGCCCACGTCCCTGAGACCGCCCCGTGCGCCGAGGTCCGCCTGACGATCCTCCCCTGA
- a CDS encoding hydroxylamine oxidoreductase, producing the protein MRPSVAALGILLAIPRIASSASAELSEPSTACVICHQEKMPGLTGEWRSSKHFGADVGCHECHAADPKDPDAIEHNGFTIAVIVSPKDCSRCHRQEFEQFERSHHADAGAILGSLDNTLGEVVEGPAAAVTGCKQCHGGSVKILEGGELDPDTWPNSGIGRINPDGSKGSCAACHSRHAFSARLARMPDNCGKCHLGPDHPQKEIYQESKHGIAFLAHQARMNLDNSAWILGLDYTAAPTCATCHMSATGDLPRVHDVGDRISWTLRPPVSERVDAAAKKKGLEVKSWESRRADMRKVCTNCHTSSYVDAHYVQYDRIVGLYNDKFALPATQIYNALRDGGLVTKDPVFDDEVEWTYYLLWHHEGRRARMGAAMFAPDYAQWHGFFEVAERFYTDFLPQVDAILKKAGAEGGARAAAAVEVAKRVEGVKGSGDHRWFIGKMDPAEKTRRQKEADDFRQRYAR; encoded by the coding sequence ATGAGACCCTCCGTCGCCGCCCTCGGGATCCTCCTCGCCATTCCACGTATCGCCTCCTCCGCGTCCGCGGAGCTGTCGGAGCCGAGCACGGCATGCGTCATCTGCCACCAAGAAAAGATGCCGGGACTGACCGGCGAGTGGCGCTCCTCCAAGCACTTCGGCGCGGACGTCGGCTGCCACGAGTGCCATGCCGCCGACCCGAAGGACCCCGACGCGATCGAGCACAACGGGTTCACCATTGCGGTGATCGTGTCGCCGAAGGACTGCTCGCGCTGCCACCGGCAGGAGTTCGAGCAGTTCGAGCGGTCGCACCACGCCGATGCAGGGGCGATCCTCGGGTCGCTGGACAACACCCTCGGGGAGGTGGTCGAGGGGCCCGCCGCCGCGGTCACCGGGTGCAAGCAGTGCCACGGCGGCTCGGTCAAGATCCTCGAGGGCGGAGAGCTCGATCCCGACACCTGGCCCAACAGCGGCATCGGGCGGATCAACCCCGACGGGAGCAAGGGGTCGTGTGCGGCCTGCCACTCCCGGCATGCGTTCTCGGCCCGGCTCGCCCGAATGCCGGACAACTGCGGCAAGTGCCATCTCGGCCCGGACCATCCGCAGAAGGAGATCTACCAGGAGTCCAAGCACGGGATCGCCTTCCTGGCTCATCAGGCCCGGATGAACCTGGACAACTCCGCGTGGATCCTGGGACTCGACTACACCGCCGCCCCCACCTGCGCCACGTGCCACATGAGCGCCACCGGCGACCTTCCCCGGGTCCATGACGTCGGCGACCGGATCTCCTGGACGCTCCGCCCACCGGTGTCGGAGCGTGTGGACGCCGCGGCGAAGAAGAAGGGGCTCGAGGTCAAGAGCTGGGAGTCGCGGCGCGCCGACATGCGGAAGGTGTGTACGAACTGCCACACCTCCTCGTACGTGGACGCGCACTACGTCCAGTACGACAGGATCGTCGGGCTCTACAACGACAAGTTCGCGCTACCGGCCACCCAGATCTACAACGCGCTCCGGGACGGCGGGCTCGTCACGAAGGACCCGGTGTTCGACGACGAGGTCGAGTGGACCTACTACCTGCTCTGGCACCACGAGGGTCGGCGGGCGCGGATGGGCGCCGCGATGTTCGCCCCCGACTACGCCCAGTGGCACGGCTTCTTCGAGGTCGCCGAGAGGTTCTACACCGATTTCCTCCCGCAGGTGGACGCGATCCTGAAGAAGGCCGGCGCTGAGGGCGGCGCAAGGGCCGCCGCCGCGGTCGAGGTCGCCAAGCGGGTCGAAGGCGTGAAGGGCTCCGGCGACCACCGGTGGTTCATCGGAAAGATGGACCCCGCCGAGAAGACGCGGCGCCAGAAGGAGGCCGACGACTTCCGCCAGCGCTACGCGCGCTGA